In Thermocrinis minervae, a single genomic region encodes these proteins:
- a CDS encoding septal ring lytic transglycosylase RlpA family protein has product MRKLAVLILLTVAFAYECKSEVGYASWYGNDFHGRKTASGEIFHKTKYTAASRAFPIGTYLLVKNLENGKEVIVRVNDVGPFGRNRIIDLSKSAAKKLGFLNKGIAKVEVRPLQCVAQTEEDPIESLIKTY; this is encoded by the coding sequence ATGAGGAAGCTCGCAGTTCTTATCCTCCTCACTGTTGCATTTGCTTACGAATGCAAGAGTGAGGTAGGATATGCATCCTGGTACGGTAATGACTTCCATGGAAGGAAGACGGCGAGCGGCGAGATCTTCCACAAGACCAAATACACAGCAGCTTCAAGAGCATTTCCCATAGGCACTTATCTGTTGGTGAAAAACCTTGAGAATGGTAAGGAGGTCATAGTCAGGGTCAACGACGTGGGACCTTTCGGAAGAAATAGGATAATAGACCTATCTAAGAGTGCAGCAAAAAAGCTGGGATTTCTCAACAAAGGTATCGCGAAAGTTGAGGTAAGGCCCCTTCAGTGTGTAGCTCAGACGGAAGAGGATCCTATAGAGAGCCTTATAAAGACGTACTGA
- the ribH gene encoding 6,7-dimethyl-8-ribityllumazine synthase, whose protein sequence is MKLYEGHLKAEGFSFGIVASRFNSLLVDKLVDGALDCLRRHGAQEDRIVLVKVPGSWEIPLAVKELTQRDHIDAVIALGVLIRGQTPHFEYIANEVSKSLAQISLETGKPVTFGIITADTLEQAVERAGTKQGNKGWEAAMSAIEMVNLLKSMR, encoded by the coding sequence ATGAAGCTGTATGAGGGACATCTTAAGGCGGAAGGTTTCTCCTTCGGCATAGTGGCCAGCAGGTTCAACAGCCTTCTTGTGGACAAGCTCGTGGATGGAGCTTTGGACTGTCTTAGAAGACATGGAGCGCAAGAAGATAGAATAGTCCTCGTAAAGGTGCCAGGTTCCTGGGAGATACCTCTAGCTGTAAAGGAGCTAACTCAAAGGGATCATATAGATGCTGTGATAGCCTTGGGTGTGCTCATAAGAGGTCAAACACCCCACTTTGAGTACATAGCCAACGAAGTTTCAAAGAGCCTTGCTCAGATAAGTTTAGAGACGGGTAAGCCTGTAACCTTTGGGATAATAACAGCAGACACTTTAGAGCAGGCTGTGGAAAGAGCTGGGACAAAACAGGGAAACAAGGGATGGGAAGCTGCCATGTCTGCAATAGAGATGGTAAACCTACTTAAGTCTATGCGATGA
- the nusB gene encoding transcription antitermination factor NusB — MIYKQKAREDAFLVLYQWDIKGDPLEDLVEEVIKLRNITYSERRRYLRKLIRTYMQKAKDVDKAISESLISWDFDRLGYIERGILRAAFTELLYVRPKNIKKVVEDYEDLADKYAGDKARKFVSGILKALEGKLSTTQESDQ, encoded by the coding sequence ATGATATATAAGCAGAAGGCAAGGGAGGATGCCTTTTTAGTTCTCTACCAGTGGGACATAAAGGGGGATCCTTTGGAGGATCTCGTGGAAGAAGTTATAAAGCTCAGAAACATAACCTACTCAGAACGTAGAAGGTACCTAAGAAAGCTCATAAGAACCTACATGCAGAAGGCTAAGGACGTGGACAAGGCCATCTCTGAATCTCTTATCAGTTGGGACTTTGACAGGCTTGGGTACATAGAAAGGGGTATATTAAGGGCTGCTTTCACAGAGCTTCTCTACGTAAGACCTAAGAACATCAAAAAGGTTGTAGAGGATTACGAAGATCTGGCGGATAAGTACGCTGGAGATAAGGCCAGAAAGTTTGTATCGGGTATCCTTAAAGCCCTTGAAGGTAAGCTTTCAACCACTCAAGAATCTGACCAGTAG
- a CDS encoding DeoR family transcriptional regulator, with translation MDRKEEILKLIGEGYRTVKALAQHFGVSLMTIYRDVRELEREGRIVRRHGELLLKDEVETKEELHRCSYCSKLVDERLEFVYILEGNRKVKACCAHCGLLLYKSINKEKIESCMTYDFITGNPINCFSAWFVVGSAALPCCTPSAIAFARKEDAEKFAKGFGGEVLDFSKAVETIERLMKLGTPVTFNL, from the coding sequence GTGGACAGGAAAGAGGAAATACTAAAGCTGATCGGAGAAGGATACAGGACCGTAAAGGCTCTTGCACAACACTTTGGTGTCTCCCTAATGACCATATACAGGGATGTCAGGGAGCTTGAGAGGGAAGGGAGGATAGTAAGAAGACACGGCGAGCTTCTGCTTAAAGACGAAGTAGAGACCAAAGAGGAGCTTCACAGGTGCAGCTACTGCAGTAAGCTCGTGGACGAGAGGCTGGAGTTTGTGTACATACTCGAAGGCAATAGGAAGGTAAAGGCCTGTTGCGCCCACTGCGGGCTTCTTCTATACAAAAGTATAAACAAGGAGAAGATAGAATCCTGTATGACGTACGACTTTATAACGGGTAACCCTATTAACTGTTTCTCTGCGTGGTTTGTCGTGGGCTCGGCAGCGCTGCCATGCTGCACACCTTCAGCCATAGCCTTTGCCAGAAAGGAAGACGCTGAGAAGTTCGCAAAGGGTTTCGGAGGAGAGGTTTTAGACTTTAGCAAAGCTGTAGAAACTATTGAAAGGCTTATGAAGCTGGGAACTCCGGTAACCTTTAACCT
- the trpA gene encoding tryptophan synthase subunit alpha, with the protein MLKKRKLLVSYLMVGYPDFQTSLDAFRILLEEGTDILEVGFPFSDPVADGPTIQMAHEVALKNNIKSRDVFNLCNILKKDFPHVPFLVMTYYNPIHRIGLEEFCRRAKESGVDGFIVPDLPPEECDPLKEYTQKHGLWLVLLASPTSTEKRLKLICQKTDELTYFVSLTGTTGEREELPLERLKEKLQTYRSLCDKKVVVGFGVSKGSQAKQIAKFSDGVVVGSALVKLVGQKNLEGLREKIQELRKALI; encoded by the coding sequence ATGCTAAAAAAGAGGAAGCTTTTGGTCTCGTACCTTATGGTAGGTTACCCAGACTTTCAGACTTCTTTGGATGCCTTCCGCATCCTTTTAGAAGAAGGGACAGATATACTAGAAGTGGGTTTTCCCTTTTCGGATCCTGTGGCAGACGGACCCACCATACAGATGGCTCATGAAGTGGCCTTAAAAAACAACATAAAGAGTAGGGACGTTTTTAACCTGTGTAACATCCTAAAGAAGGACTTTCCGCACGTTCCCTTCCTGGTGATGACTTACTACAACCCCATACACAGGATAGGGCTTGAAGAGTTCTGCAGAAGGGCAAAAGAGAGCGGTGTTGACGGTTTTATAGTCCCGGACCTTCCGCCAGAAGAGTGTGATCCTTTAAAGGAGTACACTCAAAAGCATGGTCTTTGGCTTGTACTCCTTGCTTCTCCCACAAGCACCGAAAAGAGGTTAAAGCTCATATGTCAGAAGACTGATGAACTTACCTACTTTGTTTCCCTAACAGGTACCACTGGAGAGAGGGAAGAGCTTCCCCTGGAGAGGCTAAAGGAAAAGCTACAAACTTACAGATCCTTATGCGATAAGAAGGTAGTAGTAGGCTTTGGCGTTTCCAAAGGTTCCCAGGCTAAGCAGATAGCCAAGTTTTCGGACGGTGTGGTGGTAGGAAGTGCGCTGGTCAAGCTAGTCGGTCAGAAGAACCTTGAAGGCCTAAGGGAGAAGATTCAAGAGCTAAGAAAAGCATTGATATAA
- a CDS encoding M23 family metallopeptidase has translation MRYRTDFGRKHERKRFIKAIRTLAMFLLMLLFFYTGYNLFGKAPKVENLERLSRIGIDSSYTLKVNPTPEKVAVFVEQDGKKLKVYEGAPQNGQVSFSIKPKELGLRDGEAQVVVDLEGGFLTRRSYKVRALVSTVPPDLKLEYIPSTADLGSVIPVYVRSKKAMQGWAYLNEERYPMYKVGTDLFFAILPVKLDISEKASVKVVLEDEVGNTSQATYTVGVKQRRFKKDVIHIDDSFIQREIYPLLGQEAAGLSPLEAFKKVNEEWRSQNVQRLKELSTKSEPRKLWNGPFLQLPNSKVVATYGDARDYYYKGQKVSSSVHMGYDFASVERADVPASNSGVVVYTGQLGIYGNLVLIDHGLGLMSLYGHLSEIYVKPGDYVKKGQTIGKTGKTGLALGDHLHFGILVNGYEVNPVYWLDRRWMENYLKDGEFLR, from the coding sequence GTGAGGTATAGGACAGATTTTGGGCGTAAGCACGAAAGGAAGAGGTTCATAAAGGCTATAAGAACCCTTGCAATGTTTCTCCTTATGCTGCTCTTCTTCTACACAGGTTACAACCTCTTTGGGAAAGCTCCAAAGGTTGAAAACCTGGAAAGACTTAGCCGTATCGGGATAGACTCAAGTTACACCCTTAAAGTGAACCCCACTCCAGAAAAGGTGGCGGTCTTTGTAGAGCAGGATGGAAAGAAGCTGAAGGTCTACGAGGGAGCACCCCAAAACGGACAGGTAAGTTTCTCCATAAAACCTAAGGAGCTTGGTCTGAGGGACGGAGAGGCACAGGTCGTCGTAGACCTTGAAGGTGGCTTTCTTACTAGGAGGTCTTACAAGGTAAGGGCACTTGTTTCAACGGTACCACCCGACCTAAAACTAGAGTATATACCAAGCACTGCGGATTTAGGAAGCGTTATTCCTGTGTACGTAAGGTCCAAAAAAGCTATGCAAGGATGGGCCTACCTAAACGAGGAAAGGTATCCTATGTACAAGGTGGGTACAGATCTTTTCTTTGCCATACTTCCAGTCAAGCTAGACATCTCCGAAAAGGCTTCTGTGAAGGTAGTGCTTGAGGATGAGGTAGGAAATACATCACAAGCTACATATACAGTTGGAGTAAAGCAAAGAAGGTTTAAAAAGGACGTTATACATATAGATGATTCCTTTATACAGAGGGAGATATACCCACTGCTTGGTCAGGAGGCTGCAGGTCTTTCTCCCTTGGAAGCCTTTAAGAAGGTCAACGAAGAGTGGAGAAGTCAGAACGTACAAAGACTGAAAGAACTCTCTACAAAGAGCGAACCTAGAAAGTTGTGGAATGGTCCATTTCTTCAGCTTCCCAACAGCAAAGTAGTGGCCACCTACGGAGATGCAAGGGATTACTACTACAAAGGTCAGAAGGTAAGCAGCAGTGTGCATATGGGCTATGACTTTGCCTCTGTAGAGAGGGCTGACGTCCCAGCTAGCAACTCGGGCGTGGTAGTCTATACAGGTCAGCTAGGAATATACGGGAACTTAGTCCTGATAGATCACGGCCTGGGTCTTATGAGCCTGTACGGACACCTGTCTGAAATATATGTAAAGCCTGGTGATTACGTTAAAAAGGGTCAGACCATAGGTAAGACGGGAAAAACAGGTCTAGCTCTAGGGGATCACCTGCACTTTGGTATACTTGTGAATGGTTATGAAGTTAACCCTGTCTACTGGCTGGACAGGAGGTGGATGGAAAACTACCTAAAGGATGGAGAATTTTTAAGGTAA
- a CDS encoding tRNA threonylcarbamoyladenosine biosynthesis protein TsaB: MLYYQDTGKKTLELLPSELKKHNVHPAEVDALAVSLGVGYFTSLRIGITFVKTWAYLYKKPVVGYENLKLMLLYSDVKEPKTALLRISNKTFAMSMQNESFSELFLLEEREPIGVTIGLANQKVQADVLLELFPFSFYGALWALEYLKENPEGQNPFLLEPIYPDAKPRGTA; this comes from the coding sequence ATGTTGTACTACCAAGATACGGGGAAGAAGACCCTTGAGCTTTTGCCTTCTGAGCTTAAGAAACACAACGTGCATCCTGCTGAAGTAGACGCGCTAGCTGTATCTTTAGGCGTAGGTTACTTTACATCCTTGCGCATAGGCATAACCTTCGTCAAGACTTGGGCATACTTGTACAAAAAGCCAGTGGTAGGTTACGAAAACTTAAAGCTAATGCTTCTATACTCGGACGTAAAAGAGCCTAAAACGGCCCTCTTAAGGATAAGCAATAAAACCTTTGCCATGTCTATGCAGAACGAAAGCTTTAGCGAGCTTTTTCTGTTGGAAGAAAGGGAACCCATAGGTGTCACCATAGGTTTAGCAAACCAAAAGGTGCAGGCCGATGTACTTTTAGAACTTTTTCCCTTCTCCTTCTACGGTGCTCTCTGGGCCTTGGAATACCTAAAGGAGAACCCAGAAGGACAAAATCCCTTCCTGCTTGAGCCCATATACCCAGATGCAAAACCTAGAGGAACTGCTTGA
- a CDS encoding tRNA (5-methylaminomethyl-2-thiouridine)(34)-methyltransferase MnmD, whose product MQNLEELLEELLLELKIDLPKERRDRVIKDIQAWLYPSLQAKGRVLTEDGTFTLVSDEYGEPYHSVYAGALTECLEKFIKPSRVLDWAKNLQELRVLDVGFGLGYNLSVLIVQLREKYPNLRIKAISLEKRLQKDIPLLPGKYGEIQKLLLENLPSFEADCISWRLLLGDARESIKDLSGFGFHLVLHDPFSPYKNPELWSYHFLQKIKESMHEEGTWISYSASLPVRKALKELGFYLEGTNPVGRKKGGTLARLKGKDLLPDDELRKLDTSPYAVPFLDPDLKDSPLRILVRYRLHVEVRCLKMFPC is encoded by the coding sequence ATGCAAAACCTAGAGGAACTGCTTGAAGAGTTACTCTTAGAGCTTAAGATAGACCTACCTAAAGAGAGAAGGGACCGGGTCATAAAAGATATACAGGCATGGTTATACCCTTCCCTGCAGGCTAAAGGTAGAGTACTGACTGAAGACGGTACCTTTACCCTGGTAAGTGACGAGTATGGGGAGCCGTACCACAGCGTCTATGCCGGTGCTCTCACCGAATGCTTGGAGAAGTTCATAAAACCTTCACGTGTCTTAGATTGGGCAAAAAACCTGCAAGAGCTAAGGGTCTTGGATGTAGGCTTTGGGTTAGGATACAACTTGAGTGTCCTTATAGTTCAACTTAGAGAAAAGTATCCAAACCTCCGCATAAAAGCCATATCTTTGGAAAAGAGACTTCAAAAGGATATTCCCCTTCTTCCCGGAAAGTACGGAGAGATCCAAAAACTACTCTTGGAAAATCTTCCAAGCTTTGAAGCAGATTGTATAAGCTGGCGTCTTCTTTTGGGTGATGCCAGGGAAAGTATAAAAGACCTTTCGGGTTTTGGCTTCCACCTTGTGCTACACGATCCCTTTTCTCCTTACAAAAACCCTGAACTTTGGAGCTACCACTTTTTGCAGAAGATAAAGGAGAGCATGCATGAAGAAGGTACTTGGATCTCCTACAGTGCCTCTCTGCCTGTCAGGAAAGCTCTCAAAGAACTAGGTTTTTACCTTGAGGGCACGAATCCTGTAGGTAGGAAGAAGGGAGGAACATTGGCCAGGTTAAAGGGCAAAGATCTCCTTCCCGATGACGAGCTTAGGAAGCTTGATACCTCTCCTTACGCTGTACCCTTCCTAGACCCAGATCTGAAGGATTCTCCTCTTAGGATATTGGTGAGGTACAGGCTTCATGTGGAGGTCCGCTGTCTTAAAATGTTCCCATGCTAA
- the gatA gene encoding Asp-tRNA(Asn)/Glu-tRNA(Gln) amidotransferase subunit GatA: MQLYKLPTYEIIQLLRKGEVKPSEVLESFFQRFSSTEEKIKAFITPLYEQALEQAKAMDSRQPEGRLFGIPIAIKDNINVKGYRTTCASKILENYISPYDATVVEKLKQEGAIIIGKTNMDEFAMGSSTEYSAFFPTKNPWDLERVPGGSSGGSAACVSAMQAPLSLGSDTGGSIRQPASFCGVIGLKPTYGRVSRYGLVAFASSLDQIGPFGRVTKDVALLLEVISGYDPKDSTSANLPVPAYSQEVEDLPKGLRVGVPKEFFEFSMDEKIKSVFDDFLRALEKHGFTVEEVSLPHVKYAIACYYIIAPSEASSNLARYDGVKYGYRTKEYKDLYEMYAKTRDEGFGPEVKRRILMGTYALSAGYYDAYYLKAQKVRNLIKKDFEEAFKRVDVIASPTSPTVAFKFGEKTQDPIQMYLSDIFTVPANLAGLPAISFPIGMVDGLPVGGQLMGKPFDESTLLRVSYLWEQIYPHYSHEPPL, encoded by the coding sequence ATGCAACTCTATAAGCTACCTACCTATGAAATAATACAACTTTTGAGAAAAGGAGAGGTAAAACCTTCTGAAGTTCTGGAGAGCTTTTTCCAAAGGTTCAGCTCCACCGAGGAGAAGATAAAGGCCTTTATAACGCCTCTCTACGAACAAGCATTGGAACAGGCAAAAGCTATGGATAGTAGACAGCCAGAGGGTAGACTCTTTGGCATACCCATAGCCATAAAGGACAACATAAACGTAAAGGGATACAGAACTACGTGTGCCTCAAAGATTCTAGAGAACTATATCTCACCCTATGATGCCACTGTGGTGGAAAAGTTAAAACAGGAAGGGGCCATAATAATTGGCAAGACTAACATGGATGAGTTTGCCATGGGATCATCTACAGAGTACTCGGCCTTCTTTCCTACCAAGAACCCTTGGGATCTTGAGAGGGTACCGGGTGGCTCCTCTGGTGGTTCCGCTGCCTGCGTGAGTGCTATGCAAGCTCCGCTTTCGTTGGGTTCTGACACGGGTGGTTCCATAAGGCAACCGGCCTCCTTCTGTGGTGTTATAGGTCTAAAGCCTACCTACGGAAGAGTATCCCGTTATGGCCTTGTAGCTTTTGCCTCATCTCTGGATCAGATAGGACCTTTTGGTAGAGTCACCAAGGATGTAGCTCTGTTACTTGAAGTAATATCGGGTTACGATCCTAAGGATTCCACGAGTGCTAACTTGCCAGTACCTGCCTATTCTCAAGAGGTGGAGGACCTTCCTAAGGGTTTACGTGTAGGGGTTCCAAAGGAGTTCTTTGAGTTTTCCATGGATGAGAAGATAAAGAGTGTGTTTGACGACTTTTTGAGAGCTTTAGAAAAACATGGCTTTACTGTGGAAGAGGTGAGTCTTCCTCACGTTAAATACGCTATAGCTTGCTACTACATCATAGCACCCTCTGAGGCTTCCTCAAACCTTGCCAGGTACGATGGAGTAAAGTACGGCTACAGGACTAAAGAGTATAAGGATCTGTATGAGATGTATGCGAAGACCAGGGACGAAGGCTTTGGTCCTGAAGTGAAAAGAAGGATCCTGATGGGAACCTATGCCCTATCCGCAGGCTATTACGATGCCTACTACCTAAAAGCTCAGAAGGTTAGAAATTTGATAAAGAAGGACTTTGAAGAGGCCTTCAAAAGGGTGGATGTGATAGCCTCACCTACCAGCCCTACGGTAGCCTTCAAGTTTGGAGAAAAAACTCAGGACCCTATACAGATGTATCTGTCAGACATATTCACCGTTCCTGCCAATCTGGCTGGACTTCCAGCCATTTCTTTCCCCATTGGTATGGTAGATGGCCTTCCCGTAGGTGGACAGCTCATGGGTAAACCCTTTGACGAATCTACACTTCTTAGAGTTTCTTACCTTTGGGAACAGATATACCCCCATTACAGCCACGAACCGCCCTTATGA
- the panC gene encoding pantoate--beta-alanine ligase, whose protein sequence is MPKLFRKVREIRNFLRSFRCSNDNSNSIGFVPTMGYLHKGHRELIRRSKLQNDLTVVSIYVNPLQFGPGEDYETYPRDLERDLTVCEEEGVDVVFAPTDDEMYPEKPTIKIEIPGLTDVLEGAYRPGHFSGVATVVLKLFNIIQPDRAYFGEKDFQQLKVVQRLVKDLSIPIEIVPVPTVREEDGLAASSRNTYLKEEERQAATVIYRSLLLAQKLFSSGTRNAKDIKEAVLRALLSEKLVSKVDYVEIVDEEFRIRDDQVMEGDRLLVALRVGKVRLIDNWRFGDEAV, encoded by the coding sequence ATGCCAAAGCTCTTTAGAAAAGTCAGAGAGATAAGAAACTTCCTTAGGAGCTTCAGGTGTTCTAACGACAACAGCAATAGTATAGGCTTTGTACCCACTATGGGCTATCTACATAAAGGACACAGGGAGCTCATAAGAAGGTCTAAACTTCAGAACGATCTTACGGTGGTTAGCATATACGTAAACCCGCTTCAGTTTGGTCCTGGAGAAGACTATGAAACCTATCCAAGAGATTTAGAAAGAGACTTGACCGTATGCGAAGAAGAAGGGGTAGATGTGGTCTTTGCTCCTACAGACGACGAGATGTATCCAGAGAAGCCTACCATAAAGATTGAGATACCAGGCCTTACCGATGTATTAGAGGGTGCTTACAGACCTGGACACTTCAGCGGAGTTGCCACTGTAGTCTTAAAGCTCTTTAACATAATCCAGCCTGATAGAGCTTACTTTGGGGAAAAGGACTTCCAGCAACTCAAGGTAGTTCAAAGGCTTGTAAAAGATCTCTCCATACCTATAGAGATAGTACCTGTGCCCACAGTTAGAGAGGAAGATGGTCTTGCAGCCAGCTCAAGGAACACCTACCTAAAGGAAGAGGAAAGACAAGCTGCAACAGTAATATACAGGTCTCTGCTCTTAGCCCAAAAACTTTTTAGCTCCGGCACCAGAAATGCCAAGGACATAAAAGAAGCAGTCCTTAGAGCTTTGCTTTCTGAAAAGCTTGTCTCAAAAGTAGACTACGTGGAAATTGTGGATGAAGAGTTTAGGATAAGGGATGATCAGGTAATGGAAGGGGACAGGCTCCTCGTGGCTCTCCGTGTAGGGAAGGTTAGACTCATAGACAACTGGAGGTTTGGCGATGAAGCTGTATGA
- a CDS encoding ATP phosphoribosyltransferase regulatory subunit, translating to MLLGDWVFFSFEDSQKIQRYLQVAFDVFSDYRFVVLPTLEESGFSDSIGVCYGKGLSLRKDFTLSLARFISSYRYVELPAKVFYFGNVFRREPQTESYQVGCELLGYRGIDAEVEVIRRLYTFLKGCGLENLTVSVGHTLIVQKLLELYPNRKTLLMYLMQKNYRALKDHPQLLELLFTQGGEEVLHEFAQKHPQLEEPLNELLELSKKLPDVNITFDLSEIRPQDYYTGVVFEIFHPDVGQPLAGGGRYDNLYPSFGLEVCAVGGAVYINTLLEV from the coding sequence ATGCTTCTTGGTGACTGGGTTTTCTTCTCCTTTGAGGATTCACAGAAAATACAGCGCTACCTTCAGGTGGCCTTTGATGTGTTTTCCGACTACAGGTTTGTCGTGCTTCCCACCTTGGAAGAGTCTGGTTTCTCTGACTCTATCGGTGTATGTTACGGAAAAGGTCTTAGTCTGAGGAAGGATTTTACCCTAAGCTTGGCTAGGTTTATATCTTCTTACAGATACGTAGAGCTACCTGCAAAGGTCTTCTACTTTGGGAACGTCTTCAGGAGGGAACCGCAGACGGAAAGCTACCAGGTGGGATGTGAGCTTTTAGGTTACAGAGGTATCGATGCAGAAGTTGAGGTCATAAGGAGGCTCTACACCTTTTTGAAGGGCTGCGGACTTGAGAACCTCACTGTAAGCGTTGGTCATACCCTAATAGTCCAAAAGCTTTTAGAGCTATACCCTAACAGAAAAACACTCCTTATGTACCTTATGCAGAAAAATTACCGTGCCCTTAAGGACCACCCTCAGCTATTAGAACTTCTCTTTACCCAAGGAGGGGAAGAAGTGCTTCATGAGTTTGCTCAAAAGCATCCGCAGTTAGAAGAACCACTGAATGAGCTCCTGGAACTCTCAAAGAAGCTCCCTGACGTAAACATCACCTTTGACCTTTCTGAGATAAGACCGCAGGATTACTACACGGGGGTGGTCTTTGAAATATTCCATCCAGACGTAGGTCAGCCTCTAGCTGGAGGTGGTAGGTATGATAATCTGTACCCAAGCTTTGGGCTTGAAGTGTGTGCTGTAGGTGGAGCTGTGTACATAAACACGCTCCTAGAGGTATAA
- the hisS gene encoding histidine--tRNA ligase, which translates to MSFQKVRGFHDLFGEELRKFRHVSNTVREYLKRYNFEEIILPVVEYAQLFERSIGEFTDIVQKEMFVFPDKKGRLLALRPEGTAGAVRAYVENKIYALKPYWKVFYEGPMFRYERPQAGRYRQFHQLGAEVFGILDPIVDAEMINLIYKVVSELKIDAHIEINSIGCRKCRPAYREALVEYLESVSGHLCDVCLERKDKNPLRVLDCKVPTCQQAVYHAPKMVDFLCDECREHYEKLKEYLNMMDVPYVENYNLVRGLDYYTKTVFEIVSQELGITIVAGGRYDYLVEDMGGPPTPAVGFAVGLERVALLVKDLPEEEPLYFIVAFDEVRDYALKVADILRNEGKRVELSYKRGSIKKQLELANKLKADYAVIIGPDEKSEGSITLKDLHTGEQKKVYLSTSL; encoded by the coding sequence TTGAGCTTCCAAAAGGTAAGAGGCTTTCACGACCTTTTTGGTGAGGAATTAAGAAAGTTTAGGCACGTCTCTAACACTGTCAGGGAGTACCTGAAAAGGTACAACTTTGAGGAGATAATCTTACCTGTTGTAGAGTACGCCCAGCTCTTTGAGAGAAGCATAGGAGAGTTTACAGACATAGTTCAAAAGGAGATGTTCGTATTTCCAGACAAGAAGGGGAGACTTTTGGCCTTAAGACCAGAAGGTACAGCAGGAGCTGTAAGGGCCTACGTGGAGAACAAGATTTACGCTCTTAAACCTTACTGGAAGGTCTTTTACGAAGGTCCTATGTTCAGGTACGAAAGACCTCAGGCAGGACGCTACAGACAGTTTCACCAACTTGGAGCCGAAGTGTTCGGTATACTGGATCCTATAGTGGACGCTGAGATGATAAACCTAATCTACAAGGTTGTGTCTGAGCTTAAGATCGATGCACATATAGAGATAAACTCCATAGGATGTAGAAAATGTAGACCAGCTTACAGAGAAGCCCTTGTGGAATATCTAGAATCCGTTTCCGGCCATCTGTGTGATGTCTGTCTGGAAAGAAAAGATAAAAACCCCCTTAGGGTACTTGACTGCAAGGTTCCCACATGCCAGCAGGCTGTCTATCATGCTCCAAAGATGGTAGATTTCCTCTGCGATGAGTGTAGGGAACACTACGAAAAGCTAAAAGAGTACCTCAACATGATGGATGTGCCTTACGTAGAAAACTACAACCTTGTGAGAGGGCTCGACTACTACACGAAGACAGTTTTTGAGATAGTCTCGCAGGAGCTTGGGATAACTATAGTGGCTGGCGGAAGGTACGACTACCTTGTGGAAGACATGGGGGGACCACCCACACCAGCCGTAGGCTTTGCCGTGGGGCTTGAAAGGGTAGCTCTGCTCGTGAAAGATCTACCTGAGGAAGAACCTTTGTACTTTATAGTTGCCTTTGATGAGGTACGGGACTACGCTCTCAAAGTGGCGGACATTTTAAGGAACGAGGGTAAGAGGGTTGAACTCTCCTACAAGAGAGGATCCATAAAGAAGCAGCTTGAGCTTGCAAACAAGCTAAAGGCAGACTATGCTGTCATAATAGGTCCAGACGAAAAGTCCGAGGGAAGCATAACGCTAAAAGACCTGCATACAGGAGAACAAAAGAAAGTATACCTCAGTACGTCTTTATAA